One stretch of Flavobacteriales bacterium DNA includes these proteins:
- a CDS encoding DUF3109 family protein, producing the protein MVEIDDKLISLDVFEKRFVCDLNACKGACCVEGDNGAPLEEEEVGIIEEHLEAILPYMRKEGIEAVKKTGVFYMDQDNEPVTTLVNGAECAFVFFDENNITKCAIEEAYNQGDITYKKPISCHLYPIRVAKLRNYLAVNYNRWNICNDACKLGEKLNVKTYQFLKEPIVRKFGESFYQDLERVDLELEKKN; encoded by the coding sequence ATGGTTGAGATTGATGATAAATTAATTTCATTAGATGTTTTTGAAAAACGTTTTGTGTGTGATTTAAATGCTTGCAAAGGGGCTTGTTGTGTAGAGGGAGATAATGGAGCTCCATTGGAAGAGGAGGAAGTCGGAATTATAGAAGAGCATTTAGAAGCCATTCTTCCTTATATGAGAAAAGAAGGAATTGAAGCTGTCAAAAAAACAGGAGTTTTTTATATGGATCAAGATAATGAACCTGTTACAACTTTGGTCAATGGAGCTGAATGTGCTTTTGTCTTTTTTGATGAGAATAACATCACAAAGTGTGCGATTGAAGAGGCTTATAACCAAGGTGATATCACCTATAAAAAACCAATATCATGTCATCTTTATCCAATTAGGGTTGCTAAATTACGTAATTACCTAGCTGTTAATTATAACCGTTGGAATATTTGTAATGATGCTTGTAAACTTGGTGAAAAATTGAATGTTAAAACTTATCAATTCTTGAAAGAACCTATTGTCAGAAAGTTTGGAGAGTCATTTTACCAAGATTTAGAAAGAGTTGATTTAGAGTTGGAAAAGAAAAATTGA
- a CDS encoding cell division protein ZapA has translation MSSTLSIKVNIAGRTYPLTIDRSEEEVIRKAADAINKNIKDLQSNYAVRDMQDLIAMTSLQFSTDLLKQNKTVEQEKNDQKVEALVQKIDQFLNQ, from the coding sequence ATGAGTTCGACGCTTTCTATAAAGGTTAATATTGCCGGAAGGACTTATCCACTTACGATAGATCGTAGTGAGGAGGAGGTCATTAGAAAAGCTGCTGATGCTATTAATAAAAACATCAAAGATTTACAGTCTAATTATGCTGTAAGGGATATGCAAGATTTAATTGCAATGACGTCCTTACAATTTTCCACTGATTTGTTGAAACAGAATAAAACTGTTGAGCAAGAGAAAAACGATCAAAAAGTGGAAGCATTAGTCCAAAAAATTGATCAGTTTTTAAATCAATAA
- a CDS encoding phosphatase PAP2 family protein has product MIEYLENIDQKLLLFINGWHSPFWDQIMWWVSDAKFGIPFYLFFLVIAVRFYGWKTGVLMIVMGGVAVGLADLSAKYLFKEVFQRYRPSHHLELSKSLHFVNNYKGGLYGFVSSHSANMFAIATTLGLFYKAKNKVIIYWLLAWAGLIAYSRMYLGVHYPSDVFVGGILGGLIGWGVYFVSNKSLLKWE; this is encoded by the coding sequence TTGATAGAATATTTAGAAAATATTGATCAAAAGTTACTATTGTTTATCAATGGTTGGCACAGTCCCTTTTGGGATCAGATTATGTGGTGGGTAAGTGACGCTAAATTTGGGATACCTTTTTACCTCTTTTTTCTTGTAATAGCAGTTCGTTTTTACGGGTGGAAAACAGGAGTGTTAATGATTGTAATGGGAGGAGTTGCTGTAGGTTTAGCAGATTTAAGTGCAAAATATTTATTTAAAGAAGTTTTTCAACGATATCGTCCTTCTCATCATTTAGAGTTGTCTAAGTCTTTGCATTTTGTCAACAATTATAAAGGGGGGCTGTATGGCTTCGTTTCTTCTCACTCGGCCAATATGTTTGCAATAGCAACAACTTTAGGGTTGTTTTATAAAGCAAAAAATAAAGTGATTATTTATTGGTTGTTGGCATGGGCCGGTTTAATAGCTTATAGTAGAATGTATTTAGGAGTGCATTACCCATCAGATGTTTTTGTTGGAGGAATATTGGGAGGCTTAATTGGATGGGGAGTTTATTTCGTGTCAAATAAAAGTTTACTAAAATG